One Anoplopoma fimbria isolate UVic2021 breed Golden Eagle Sablefish unplaced genomic scaffold, Afim_UVic_2022 Un_contig_8977_pilon_pilon, whole genome shotgun sequence genomic window carries:
- the LOC129116758 gene encoding platelet-activating factor acetylhydrolase IB subunit alpha1-like, protein MSAEDPNPAATPTPCEDTQGDGRWMSLHNRFVSDSKDKEPDVLFVGDSLVQLMHQFGIWRQLFSPLHALNFGIGGDATQHVLWRLSNGELDNISPKVVVLWVGTNNHGQTAEQICEGIMAIVQVIKNKLPHARTLVLGILPRGKSPNPLRERNAKVNMLVQEAVSSLPHASFFNVDPGFVHSNGSISHQDMYDYLHLTPQGYQVVCEPLHAHLKSMLEKPAEN, encoded by the exons ATGAGTGCAGAAGACCCAAACCCAGCCGCCACACCCACTCCCTGTGAAGACACCCAGGGAGATGGACGATGGATGTCTCTG cACAACCGCTTCGTGTCCGACAGCAAAGACAAAGAACCTGATGTCTTGTTTGTTGGAGACTCTCTTGTACAGCTCATGCACCAGTTTGGG ATATGGCGGCAGCTGTTCTCCCCTCTCCATGCCCTCAATTTTGGGATCGGTGGTGATGCAACACAACATGTGCTGTGGAGACTGAGCAACGGCGAGCTGGATAACATCAGCCCAAAG gtTGTGGTGCTGTGGGTAGGAACTAACAATCATGGTCAGACTGCTGAACAGATCTGTGAAGGCATCATGGCTATTGTCCAAGTCATCAAGAACAAGCTCCCACACGCCCGGACACTTGTGCTT GGTATATTGCCCAGAGGTAAATCGCCAAATCCTCTGCGGGAGCGAAATGCCAAGGTGAACATGCTGGTCCAGGAGGCTGTATCGTCACTCCCCCACGCCTCTTTCTTCAACGTGGACCCAGGCTTCGTCCATTCCAATGGTAGCATCTCCCATCAGGACATGTACGATTACCTTCACCTGACCCCTCAGGGCTACCAGGTTGTGTGCGAACCCCTGCACGCCCATCTCAAGTCCATGCTAGAAAAGCCTGCAGAGAACTGA